The Rhodobacter sp. genome segment TTTCCCATGCAGCACCGCGTTTCCGATATCGCCGCCGCGCTGGGCGCGCGGTTCGAGGGCGTGGGCGACCTGACCGTCACCGCCGCCGCCGAGCCGAGCGTGGCCGGGCCGTTCGATCTGGCCCTGGCCATGGCGCCCCGCTATGCCGAGGGGCTGTCGCAAGGCCGGGCCCGCGCCGCGATCCTTTGGGAAGGCGCGGATTGGCGCGCGCTGGGGCTCGAGGCGGCGATCTTTGCCCCGCGCCCGCGGCTGGCGATGGCGGTCCTGACCCGCAGTTTCGATCCCGGTCCGGTGCTTGCCCCCGGCATCCACCCCAGCGCGGTGATCGACACCTCGGCCCAGATCGGCCCGGGCGCGGCGATCGGCCCCTTTGTGGTGATCGGCGCCGACGCGCGGATCGGCCCCGAGGCGCGCATCGCCGATCACGTCAGCATCGGCGCGGGGGTGCAGATCGGGGCGCGGGCCCTGATCCTGTCCGGGGTGCGGATCGGTGCGCGGGTGCGGATCGGCGACGATTTCATCGCCCAGCCCGGGTGCGTGATCGGCGGCGACGGGTTCAGTTTCGTGACCGAGGATCGCTCGCGCGTCGAAGAGGCGCGCCAGTCGCTGGGCCAAAACGCCGAAGCCGCGCACCAGGCCTGGTTGCGGATACATTCGCTGGGCGCCGTGCGTATCGGCGACAATGTCGAGGTGGGCGCGAATTCGACCATCGACCGGGGCACGATTCGCGATACCGTGATCGGCCGGGGCACCAAGATCGACAACCTTGTGCAGGTCGGTCACAACGTCATCGTGGGCGAGGATTGCCTGCTGTGCGGGCAGGTCGGCATCGCCGGCTCGACCCGGATCGGCAACCATGTCGTGTTGGGCGGGCAGGCCGGGGTGGTGGACAACATCTCTGTCGGCGACGGCGTGGTCGCGGCGGCGGGCACGCTGATCACGTCGAACGCGCCGGCCGGGCGGATGCTGATGGGCTCGCCCGCCGTTCGCATGGACCAGAATGTCGAGATATACAAAGCCCAGCGGCGACTGCCGAGAATCCTTGCGCAATTCGCCGAGCTTCAGAAAACTGTCAAGAACCTGGTGGAGAAGGGTGCGGGTGGCGAATCCTGACCAGGAGCAGACGGAATGGACGGCGCATATTTGACCGCAAGCGACAATCTCGACAGCCGGGTGATCGCGATCCTGGCGGCGCAGGCCCTGCGGGAGCCCTCGGGGTTGACCGCCGGAACCACGCTGGAAAGCCTGGGCATAGACAGCCTGGGCCTGGCCGAGATCATTTTTGCCATCGAGGA includes the following:
- the lpxD gene encoding UDP-3-O-(3-hydroxymyristoyl)glucosamine N-acyltransferase, with protein sequence MQHRVSDIAAALGARFEGVGDLTVTAAAEPSVAGPFDLALAMAPRYAEGLSQGRARAAILWEGADWRALGLEAAIFAPRPRLAMAVLTRSFDPGPVLAPGIHPSAVIDTSAQIGPGAAIGPFVVIGADARIGPEARIADHVSIGAGVQIGARALILSGVRIGARVRIGDDFIAQPGCVIGGDGFSFVTEDRSRVEEARQSLGQNAEAAHQAWLRIHSLGAVRIGDNVEVGANSTIDRGTIRDTVIGRGTKIDNLVQVGHNVIVGEDCLLCGQVGIAGSTRIGNHVVLGGQAGVVDNISVGDGVVAAAGTLITSNAPAGRMLMGSPAVRMDQNVEIYKAQRRLPRILAQFAELQKTVKNLVEKGAGGES
- a CDS encoding acyl carrier protein codes for the protein MDGAYLTASDNLDSRVIAILAAQALREPSGLTAGTTLESLGIDSLGLAEIIFAIEETFDVTVPFNANEPEGELLDLRTVGSVCAAVTALVRDQKD